From a single Streptomyces sp. 1331.2 genomic region:
- a CDS encoding FtsK/SpoIIIE domain-containing protein produces MQIRLTVLRPRSGPTAAGSAIPYVDVLVTAPVGTALGAIAGALAGAVGVRGPRAATHVHLYAGAHRVDEHTLLGHPPLLDGAVLSLNEPDPTADDPDDTPAAAELRVVGGPDAGGVHRLHGREIRIGRSGEADVPLDDPDVSRLHLSLHLAEDGRVSVRDLGSTNGTALDGRLVPPGPPEAAVPLEPGALLRIGESTLQVAAPAAADTAAAARTALPDGHGHLQLAAPGPAARPSPPVVEPPTAPEPVPGRGRGLFSLLPGRAAEPPGQESAERHHAAIRQRQTAAQRERWPDLATLLLNAVGPGPRLWERGPGHPDALTLRLGTADRPGGPGTTPGTLLPAVPVTLDLQTAGSLGLSGPRERLDALTRAVVAQLAALHPPTGLSLVVVDADPTRTPEERVDTWAWALWLPHLRPVDGQDCRLLVGLDDEQATARLTELTARLSGPSGLGGHPATVVVVDGRPATETARQALDLLLRQGPAVGIFPVCLAEQPELLPRGLGATALITGEVGTQLSLDRPVARGRETLHEVSLDAVSDAWAERLARVLAPLREATPAARGPLPDALRLLDLLQLDTVTPAKLSARWAAHAGGIGAATALLGTTRDELCTLDLADPELSLPSPDPGGPHLLIGGARGSGKTELLRTLVASLAVSERPERLAVTLIEGRATEDGLDGCTELPHVTGLVNAATDPRAALLAAEALEDELTLRERLFDGLDFASWHAARILDGHSLDTDRPQVPVPATVGAGSASAPRIISPRGSSDARPAATPSSAVPARLVVVVDDYDALLSPTSPAGRPLARALAAVARRGGPLGIHLAVATGRPEESAGTEVDEAALLRIALRTDDPADSDLLIHLGDAAALPEDTPGRGYLRLPDGGVTAFQAARISGRIPRTATLRPTVVAIDPLQLGAPPARRPVRELGNGPTDLALLASALQRAAAR; encoded by the coding sequence ATGCAGATCCGGCTGACCGTCCTCCGACCGCGCAGCGGCCCGACCGCCGCCGGCTCCGCCATCCCCTACGTGGACGTGCTGGTCACCGCGCCCGTCGGCACCGCGCTCGGCGCCATCGCGGGCGCCCTCGCGGGCGCCGTCGGCGTGCGCGGGCCGCGGGCCGCCACCCACGTGCACCTCTACGCCGGGGCGCACCGGGTGGACGAGCACACCCTGCTCGGCCACCCCCCGCTGCTCGACGGAGCTGTCCTCAGCCTCAACGAGCCCGACCCGACCGCCGACGATCCCGACGACACCCCCGCCGCCGCCGAACTGCGCGTGGTCGGCGGCCCGGACGCCGGCGGCGTGCACCGGCTGCACGGCCGGGAGATCCGGATCGGCCGCTCCGGCGAGGCCGACGTCCCGCTCGACGACCCGGACGTCTCCCGGCTGCACCTCTCCCTGCACCTCGCCGAGGACGGCCGGGTCTCCGTCCGCGACCTCGGCTCCACCAACGGCACCGCCCTCGACGGCCGGCTCGTCCCGCCCGGCCCGCCCGAGGCCGCCGTCCCGCTGGAGCCCGGCGCCCTGCTGCGGATCGGCGAGTCCACCCTCCAGGTGGCCGCCCCCGCCGCGGCCGACACCGCGGCGGCCGCCCGTACCGCCCTACCCGACGGCCACGGCCACCTCCAGCTCGCCGCCCCCGGCCCCGCGGCCCGCCCTTCACCGCCGGTGGTCGAACCGCCCACCGCCCCCGAGCCCGTACCCGGCCGGGGCCGCGGCCTGTTCTCCCTGCTGCCCGGCCGCGCCGCCGAACCGCCCGGTCAGGAGAGCGCCGAACGCCACCACGCGGCCATCCGGCAGCGCCAGACCGCCGCCCAGCGCGAACGCTGGCCCGACCTCGCCACCCTGCTGCTCAACGCCGTCGGCCCCGGCCCCCGGCTGTGGGAGCGCGGCCCCGGCCATCCCGACGCGCTCACCCTGCGGCTGGGCACCGCCGACCGCCCCGGCGGCCCCGGCACCACGCCCGGCACGCTGCTGCCCGCCGTCCCGGTCACCCTCGACCTGCAGACCGCCGGCAGCCTCGGCCTCAGCGGCCCGCGCGAACGCCTCGACGCCCTCACCCGCGCCGTCGTCGCCCAGCTCGCCGCGCTGCACCCGCCCACCGGCCTGAGCCTGGTCGTGGTCGACGCCGACCCGACCCGCACCCCCGAGGAACGCGTCGACACCTGGGCCTGGGCCCTGTGGCTGCCCCACCTGCGCCCGGTCGACGGCCAGGACTGCCGCCTGCTGGTCGGCCTCGACGACGAACAGGCCACCGCCCGGCTGACCGAGCTCACCGCCCGGCTCAGCGGACCGAGCGGCCTCGGCGGCCACCCCGCCACCGTGGTCGTGGTGGACGGCCGCCCGGCCACCGAGACCGCCCGGCAGGCGCTCGACCTGCTGCTGCGCCAGGGCCCGGCGGTCGGCATCTTCCCGGTCTGCCTCGCCGAGCAGCCCGAACTGCTCCCCCGCGGCCTCGGCGCCACCGCCCTGATCACCGGCGAGGTCGGCACCCAGCTCTCGCTCGACCGCCCGGTCGCCCGCGGCCGCGAGACCCTGCACGAGGTCTCGCTGGACGCCGTCTCCGACGCCTGGGCCGAGCGGCTCGCCCGCGTCCTCGCCCCGCTGCGCGAGGCCACCCCGGCCGCCCGCGGCCCGCTGCCCGACGCGCTGCGCCTGCTCGACCTGCTGCAGCTCGACACCGTCACCCCCGCCAAGCTGTCCGCCCGCTGGGCCGCGCACGCGGGCGGCATCGGCGCCGCCACCGCCCTGCTCGGCACCACTCGGGACGAGCTGTGCACCCTCGACCTGGCCGACCCCGAGCTGTCCCTCCCCTCCCCCGACCCGGGCGGCCCGCACCTGCTGATCGGCGGAGCCCGCGGCTCCGGCAAGACCGAACTGCTGCGCACCCTGGTCGCCTCGCTCGCCGTCTCCGAACGCCCCGAACGGCTCGCCGTCACGCTCATCGAGGGCCGGGCCACCGAGGACGGCCTCGACGGCTGCACCGAACTGCCGCACGTCACCGGCCTGGTGAACGCCGCCACCGACCCGCGCGCCGCACTGCTCGCGGCCGAGGCGCTGGAGGACGAACTCACCCTGCGGGAGCGGCTGTTCGACGGCCTGGACTTCGCCTCCTGGCACGCGGCGCGGATCCTGGACGGGCACAGCCTGGACACCGACCGCCCGCAGGTCCCCGTTCCCGCCACCGTGGGCGCCGGCTCGGCCTCCGCTCCCCGGATCATCTCGCCGCGCGGCTCCTCCGACGCCCGGCCGGCCGCCACCCCCTCCTCTGCCGTCCCCGCCCGCCTCGTCGTCGTCGTCGACGACTACGACGCCCTGCTCTCCCCCACCTCCCCGGCCGGCCGCCCGCTCGCCCGCGCCCTCGCCGCCGTCGCCCGGCGCGGCGGCCCGCTCGGCATCCACCTCGCGGTCGCCACCGGCCGCCCGGAGGAGAGCGCCGGCACCGAGGTCGACGAGGCCGCCCTGCTCCGGATCGCGCTGCGCACCGACGACCCGGCCGACTCCGACCTGCTGATCCACCTCGGCGACGCGGCCGCCCTCCCCGAGGACACCCCCGGCCGCGGCTACCTCCGCCTCCCCGACGGCGGCGTCACCGCCTTCCAGGCCGCCCGGATCAGCGGCCGCATCCCCCGCACGGCGACCCTGCGGCCCACCGTCGTCGCGATAGACCCCCTCCAGCTCGGCGCCCCACCCGCCCGCCGCCCGGTCCGCGAACTCGGCAACGGCCCCACCGACCTCGCCCTCCTGGCCAGCGCCCTCCAACGCGCCGCCGCCCGCTGA
- a CDS encoding serine/threonine-protein kinase → MRPVGSKYLLDETLGRGATGTVWRGVVREDVQVPGSEPGQRVAIKVLREELAADPDVVMRFLRERSLLLRLSHPNIVQVRDLVVEGELLALVMDLVEGPDLARYLRANGPFSPIAGALLMAQVADALAASHADGIVHRDLKPANVLLASTVVDGVEQMHPLLTDFGIARLADSPGVTRTHEFVGTPAYVAPESAEGRPQTSAVDVYGAGIMLYELVTGRQPFQGDSALAVLQAHLAQEPQRPSTMPEPLWTVIERCLRKDPAQRPGATALARALRVVAAGVGVHASPAAVDEALAVAALLQPDPRPTVVPGTVPAVPGVLPGTEDRTQVLPQTGPGAPQYDPAGATRVMGTQPPPAPPYGAEDRTRVMPPTAVPPPPPVAPGGPAAPAAPKEEAPHPWQTQLRAARDRNQQTQVGYFGPQDYEEYDEPQVAPPPYQAGQGAPPPYRGAPGGQPGHQPQPPAGYRQAPPPPGYAQRPPVAPPPYQAGQGGQGGQAGRAGQAGQGGQAGPPGGRPQPPGGYRQAPDGYGRRPGGYPPPPPAAAPRRAEPPAPQYREAPPRREEPREPARRESAPAREPRPRSRNRMYIPGLGCLKGCLMVLLVLALASVALWNFTPLPHYWDNVVGWYDTARDWVSSVFGK, encoded by the coding sequence GTGCGGCCAGTCGGCAGCAAGTATCTGCTGGATGAGACCCTCGGGCGGGGTGCGACCGGCACCGTCTGGCGCGGTGTGGTGCGCGAGGACGTCCAGGTGCCGGGCAGCGAGCCCGGGCAGCGGGTGGCGATCAAGGTGCTGCGCGAGGAACTGGCGGCCGACCCGGACGTCGTGATGCGCTTCCTGCGCGAGCGCTCGCTGCTGCTGCGGCTGAGCCACCCCAACATCGTCCAGGTCCGCGACCTGGTCGTCGAGGGCGAGCTGCTGGCCCTGGTGATGGACCTGGTCGAGGGCCCCGACCTGGCCCGCTACCTGCGCGCCAACGGCCCGTTCAGCCCGATCGCGGGCGCCCTGCTGATGGCCCAGGTCGCGGACGCGCTGGCGGCCAGCCACGCGGACGGGATCGTCCACCGCGACCTCAAGCCGGCCAACGTGCTGCTCGCCTCCACGGTCGTGGACGGCGTCGAGCAGATGCACCCGCTGCTGACCGACTTCGGCATCGCCCGCCTCGCCGACTCCCCGGGCGTCACCCGCACCCACGAGTTCGTCGGCACTCCCGCGTACGTCGCGCCGGAGTCCGCCGAGGGCCGCCCGCAGACCTCCGCGGTGGACGTGTACGGCGCCGGGATCATGCTGTACGAGCTGGTCACCGGCCGCCAGCCGTTCCAGGGCGACAGCGCCCTCGCCGTCCTCCAGGCCCACCTGGCGCAGGAGCCGCAGCGGCCCAGCACGATGCCCGAGCCGCTGTGGACGGTGATCGAGCGCTGCCTGCGCAAGGACCCGGCCCAGCGGCCCGGTGCCACCGCGCTGGCCCGCGCCCTGCGGGTGGTCGCGGCCGGGGTCGGCGTGCACGCCTCCCCGGCGGCGGTGGACGAGGCGCTGGCGGTCGCCGCCCTGCTGCAGCCGGACCCGCGGCCCACCGTCGTCCCCGGCACCGTCCCGGCCGTCCCCGGGGTGCTGCCGGGCACCGAGGACCGCACCCAGGTGCTGCCGCAGACCGGCCCGGGCGCCCCGCAGTACGACCCGGCCGGGGCGACCCGGGTGATGGGCACCCAGCCGCCGCCCGCACCCCCGTACGGCGCCGAGGACCGTACCCGGGTGATGCCGCCCACCGCCGTCCCGCCGCCCCCGCCCGTGGCGCCCGGCGGACCCGCGGCGCCGGCCGCGCCGAAGGAGGAGGCGCCGCACCCGTGGCAGACCCAGCTGCGCGCGGCCCGCGACCGCAACCAGCAGACCCAGGTCGGCTACTTCGGCCCGCAGGACTACGAGGAGTACGACGAGCCGCAGGTCGCCCCGCCGCCCTACCAGGCCGGCCAGGGCGCCCCGCCGCCGTACCGCGGCGCCCCGGGCGGCCAGCCCGGCCACCAGCCGCAGCCGCCGGCCGGCTACCGCCAGGCCCCGCCGCCGCCCGGCTACGCGCAGCGCCCGCCGGTCGCCCCGCCGCCCTACCAGGCGGGCCAGGGCGGCCAGGGCGGTCAGGCAGGCCGGGCAGGACAGGCGGGCCAGGGCGGCCAGGCCGGCCCGCCCGGAGGCCGACCGCAGCCGCCGGGCGGCTACCGGCAGGCCCCGGACGGGTACGGCCGCCGGCCGGGCGGGTACCCGCCGCCCCCGCCCGCCGCGGCGCCGCGCCGGGCCGAGCCGCCCGCACCGCAGTACCGGGAGGCCCCGCCGCGCCGCGAGGAGCCGCGCGAGCCGGCCCGCCGCGAGTCCGCGCCGGCCCGCGAGCCGCGCCCGCGCAGCCGCAACCGGATGTACATCCCGGGGCTCGGCTGCCTCAAGGGCTGTCTGATGGTGCTGCTGGTGCTGGCGCTGGCCTCGGTGGCGCTGTGGAACTTCACGCCGCTGCCGCACTACTGGGACAACGTGGTGGGCTGGTACGACACCGCGCGCGACTGGGTGAGCAGCGTCTTCGGAAAATAG
- a CDS encoding GH12 family glycosyl hydrolase domain-containing protein has product MGTRGSRVGTALTGAVLAVAGLLLPAGPAAAAEVSHCRQYETVPVAGGRYVVDNNNYGGARQCLGTDGRAGFTVQSSEAAGSPPAGPVAYPEIFDGCHWGTCSTGSALPVRVSELGRATSSWSTTLPAQGDFNVAYDLWFNTGATTPAANGQPDGAELMVWLDRRPASAGPAGSTAGIGGAGYTSWQLTIAANGRQWPMVAYQAQTPVTSVTDLDLRAFVRDAVARGVVKPEWYLISVEAGFEVWRDGAGLRTESFATDVRPGRPVGPVGAPGGRCLADLPGGASDGPEPVALLDCDGSPAQQWSVEIDGTIRQGGKCLGTDGNRASLNPCNGSPYHVWLVGMAGALWNQGAQGCLRDPADGTAPGGGADLAGCDGSTGQRWTLPDSVG; this is encoded by the coding sequence ATGGGAACACGGGGGAGCCGGGTGGGCACGGCGCTGACGGGCGCCGTGCTCGCGGTGGCGGGGCTGCTGCTGCCGGCCGGTCCGGCAGCGGCGGCGGAGGTGTCGCACTGCCGTCAGTACGAGACCGTCCCGGTCGCGGGCGGCCGGTACGTGGTGGACAACAACAACTACGGCGGGGCCCGCCAGTGCCTCGGGACGGACGGCCGGGCCGGGTTCACCGTGCAGTCCTCCGAGGCGGCCGGGAGCCCGCCGGCCGGGCCGGTCGCCTACCCGGAGATCTTCGACGGCTGCCACTGGGGCACCTGCAGCACGGGCAGCGCGCTGCCGGTGCGGGTCTCGGAGCTGGGGCGGGCCACCAGCAGCTGGTCCACCACGCTGCCCGCCCAAGGCGACTTCAACGTGGCGTACGACCTGTGGTTCAACACCGGCGCGACCACCCCGGCCGCCAACGGCCAGCCGGACGGCGCCGAGCTGATGGTCTGGCTGGACCGCCGCCCGGCGTCGGCCGGCCCTGCGGGGAGCACCGCCGGCATCGGCGGCGCCGGCTACACCAGCTGGCAGCTCACCATCGCCGCCAACGGCCGGCAGTGGCCGATGGTCGCCTACCAGGCGCAGACCCCGGTCACCTCGGTCACCGACCTCGACCTGCGGGCCTTCGTCCGGGACGCGGTGGCCCGCGGGGTGGTCAAGCCGGAGTGGTACCTGATCTCGGTGGAGGCCGGCTTCGAGGTCTGGCGCGACGGCGCCGGCCTGCGCACGGAGTCCTTCGCCACCGACGTCCGGCCCGGCCGCCCGGTGGGCCCGGTCGGTGCTCCCGGCGGCCGCTGCCTGGCCGACCTGCCCGGCGGAGCCTCGGACGGCCCCGAGCCGGTGGCGCTGCTGGACTGCGACGGCTCGCCCGCCCAGCAGTGGAGCGTGGAGATCGACGGCACGATCCGTCAGGGCGGCAAGTGCCTGGGCACCGACGGCAACCGGGCCTCGCTCAACCCCTGCAACGGCTCGCCGTACCACGTGTGGCTGGTGGGCATGGCCGGCGCGCTGTGGAACCAGGGCGCCCAGGGCTGCCTGCGCGATCCGGCGGACGGCACCGCGCCGGGCGGCGGCGCCGACCTGGCCGGCTGCGACGGCTCGACCGGGCAGCGCTGGACCCTGCCGGACTCGGTGGGCTGA
- a CDS encoding serine/threonine-protein kinase produces MARKIGSRYTVHQVIGRGSAGTVWLGEGPDGPVAVKLLREDLAADQVLVGRFVQERTALTSLDHPRVVGVRDMVVDGSDLALVMELVQGTDLRSRLERDGALPPQTAASIIADVADGLAAAHAAGIVHRDVKPENVLLDLAAAPGPGGAPRAKLTDFGVARLVDAPRRTRATRIIGTPDYLAPEIIEGLEPRAAVDIYALATVLYELLAGSTPFGGGHTGAVLRRHVTEQVPPIPGLPDGLWRIISECLAKAPASRLRAAELAARLREQLPSLAGLPVLAVPTQGRAPAEEQLTPGEAVYAEIDAGPGTHKRRRGPAVPLVPGAAPDSTRDTHTSLRRPSAEELAAYAAESRAQRTAPGHRRDRQALLRRRRMLAVLLATVLLLAGAAAAWTAFAATTPDHGNPNRPAVHSTAPRAP; encoded by the coding sequence TTGGCACGCAAGATCGGCAGCCGGTACACCGTCCACCAGGTGATCGGCCGGGGTTCGGCCGGGACGGTCTGGCTCGGTGAGGGGCCCGACGGCCCGGTGGCGGTCAAGCTGCTGCGCGAGGACCTCGCCGCCGACCAGGTGCTGGTCGGCCGCTTCGTCCAGGAACGCACCGCGCTGACCAGCCTCGACCACCCCCGGGTGGTCGGCGTGCGCGACATGGTCGTGGACGGCAGCGACCTCGCCCTGGTGATGGAACTCGTCCAGGGCACCGACCTGCGCTCCCGGCTGGAACGGGACGGCGCGCTGCCGCCGCAGACCGCCGCCTCGATCATCGCCGACGTCGCCGACGGCCTGGCCGCCGCGCACGCGGCCGGGATCGTCCACCGCGACGTCAAGCCGGAGAACGTCCTGCTCGACCTCGCCGCCGCCCCCGGCCCCGGCGGCGCCCCGCGCGCCAAGCTCACCGACTTCGGCGTGGCCCGCCTGGTCGACGCCCCGCGCCGGACCCGCGCCACCCGGATCATCGGCACCCCCGACTACCTCGCCCCCGAGATCATCGAGGGCCTGGAGCCGCGCGCCGCCGTCGACATCTACGCCCTCGCCACCGTCCTGTACGAGCTGCTGGCCGGCTCCACCCCGTTCGGCGGCGGCCACACCGGCGCGGTGCTGCGCCGGCACGTGACCGAGCAGGTGCCGCCGATCCCCGGCCTGCCCGACGGGCTGTGGCGGATCATCTCCGAGTGCCTGGCAAAGGCCCCCGCCTCCCGGCTGCGCGCCGCCGAGCTGGCCGCCCGGCTGCGCGAGCAGCTGCCTTCGCTGGCGGGCCTGCCGGTGCTGGCCGTGCCCACCCAGGGCCGCGCCCCGGCCGAGGAGCAGCTGACCCCCGGCGAGGCCGTCTACGCCGAGATCGACGCCGGCCCGGGCACCCACAAGCGCCGCCGCGGCCCGGCCGTCCCGCTGGTGCCCGGCGCCGCCCCGGACTCCACCCGGGACACCCACACCAGCCTGCGCCGCCCGTCCGCCGAGGAGCTGGCCGCGTACGCCGCCGAGTCCCGCGCCCAGCGCACCGCCCCGGGCCACCGCCGGGACCGCCAGGCGCTGCTGCGCCGCCGCCGGATGCTGGCCGTCCTGCTGGCCACCGTCCTGCTGCTGGCGGGCGCCGCGGCGGCCTGGACGGCCTTCGCGGCGACCACCCCGGACCACGGCAACCCGAACCGTCCGGCCGTCCACAGCACCGCCCCGCGGGCTCCGTAG
- the prfB gene encoding peptide chain release factor 2 has translation MAAVDPSEELKNLDTTMGSIEAVLDLDKIRADIAVLEEEAAAPNLWDDVANAQKVTSRLSFLQGELRRVEGLRSRIDDLGVLFELAEAEDDADTRAEAEAELVSLQKAVEELEVRTLLSGEYDAREALINIRAEAGGVDAADFAEQLMRMYLRWAERHGYPTEVYDTSYAEEAGIKSATFTVKAPYAYGTLSVEQGTHRLVRISPFDNQGRRQTSFAGVEVLPVVEQSDHVDIDEGDLRVDVYRASGPGGQGVNTTDSAVRITHLPTGIVVSCQNERSQIQNKASAMNVLQAKLLERRRQEEKAAMDALKDSGSSWGNQMRSYVLHPYQMVKDVRTAYEAGNPQAVLDGDIDGFIEAGIRWRKQRETSAE, from the coding sequence GTGGCAGCCGTCGATCCTTCCGAAGAGCTCAAGAACCTCGATACGACCATGGGGTCGATCGAGGCCGTCCTCGACCTGGACAAGATCCGGGCCGACATCGCGGTCCTGGAGGAGGAGGCAGCCGCCCCCAACCTGTGGGACGACGTCGCGAATGCGCAGAAGGTGACCAGCCGGCTCTCCTTCCTCCAGGGCGAACTGCGCCGCGTCGAGGGCCTTCGCAGCCGCATCGACGACCTGGGCGTGCTGTTCGAGCTGGCCGAGGCCGAGGACGACGCGGACACCCGCGCCGAGGCCGAGGCCGAGCTCGTCTCGCTCCAGAAGGCGGTCGAGGAGCTGGAGGTCCGCACCCTCCTGTCCGGCGAGTACGACGCCCGCGAGGCGCTGATCAACATCCGTGCCGAGGCCGGTGGCGTGGACGCCGCCGACTTCGCCGAGCAGCTGATGCGCATGTACCTGCGCTGGGCCGAGCGGCACGGGTACCCCACCGAGGTGTACGACACCTCGTACGCCGAAGAGGCCGGCATCAAGTCCGCGACCTTCACCGTGAAGGCGCCGTACGCCTACGGGACCCTCTCCGTCGAGCAGGGCACCCACCGCCTGGTCCGCATCTCGCCGTTCGACAACCAGGGCCGCCGGCAGACCTCCTTCGCCGGTGTCGAGGTCCTTCCGGTCGTCGAGCAGTCCGACCACGTCGACATCGACGAGGGCGACCTGCGCGTGGACGTCTACCGCGCCTCCGGCCCCGGCGGCCAGGGCGTCAACACCACCGACTCGGCGGTGCGCATCACGCACCTGCCGACCGGCATCGTGGTCTCCTGCCAGAACGAGCGCTCGCAGATCCAGAACAAGGCGTCCGCGATGAACGTCCTCCAGGCCAAGCTGCTGGAGCGGCGCCGTCAGGAGGAGAAGGCGGCGATGGACGCGCTCAAGGACAGCGGCAGCTCCTGGGGCAACCAGATGCGCTCCTACGTCCTGCACCCGTACCAGATGGTCAAGGACGTGCGCACGGCGTACGAGGCGGGCAACCCGCAGGCCGTGCTGGACGGCGACATCGACGGCTTCATCGAGGCAGGCATCCGCTGGCGCAAGCAGCGCGAGACCAGCGCCGAGTAG
- the ftsE gene encoding cell division ATP-binding protein FtsE: MIRFDNVSKTYPKQNRPALDNVSLEIEKGEFVFLVGSSGSGKSTFLRLCLREERPSTGAVHVLGKDLGKLSNWKVPHMRRQLGTVFQDFRLLPNKTVAQNVAFALEVIGKPKSAINKVVPEVLELVGLGGKEDRMPGELSGGEQQRVAIARAFVNRPMLLIADEPTGNLDPQNSVGIMKLLDRINRTGTTVLMATHDQAIVDQMRKRVIELDKGLLVRDQARGVYGYQH; encoded by the coding sequence GTGATCAGATTCGACAACGTCTCCAAGACCTATCCCAAGCAGAACCGTCCCGCCCTGGACAACGTCTCGCTGGAGATCGAGAAGGGTGAGTTCGTCTTCCTGGTCGGCTCGTCCGGCTCGGGGAAGTCCACCTTCCTGCGCCTGTGCCTGCGCGAGGAGCGCCCCAGCACGGGCGCGGTGCACGTGCTGGGCAAGGACCTCGGCAAGCTGTCCAACTGGAAGGTGCCGCACATGCGCCGCCAGCTGGGCACCGTGTTCCAGGACTTCCGCCTGCTGCCCAACAAGACGGTCGCGCAGAACGTCGCCTTCGCCCTGGAGGTGATCGGCAAGCCCAAGAGCGCCATCAACAAGGTGGTGCCCGAGGTGCTGGAGCTGGTCGGCCTCGGCGGCAAGGAGGACCGCATGCCGGGCGAGCTCTCCGGTGGTGAGCAGCAGCGCGTGGCGATCGCCCGGGCGTTCGTGAACCGGCCGATGCTGCTGATCGCGGACGAGCCCACCGGCAACCTCGACCCGCAGAACTCGGTCGGCATCATGAAGCTGCTCGACCGCATCAACCGCACCGGCACCACGGTGCTGATGGCCACCCACGACCAGGCCATCGTCGACCAGATGCGCAAGCGCGTCATCGAGCTCGACAAGGGGCTGCTCGTCCGCGACCAGGCCCGCGGCGTCTACGGGTACCAGCACTGA
- the ftsX gene encoding permease-like cell division protein FtsX, whose product MRAQFVLSEIGVGLRRNLTMTIAVVVSVALSLALAGSSLLVRDQVNSMKGYWYDKVEVSIYFCTKADARNSPQCDKGAATDQQVQDIKDQLDKMTSVVQSSTYESSPEAYKHWKEMNPDNPLISVLGPDAMPQSWRVKLNDPTKYDVIQSAFAGKPGVKSVEDQRKILENLFGLLNGLQTAAFVIMVLMLFVALLLIVNTVRVSAFSRRRETGIMRLVGASNFYVQMPFIAEAAFAALLGAAMASGLLVAGHFFVQNWLADRVQFIHFIGLGSVLAVIPLLVVVGMGMAGIAAFFTLRKYLKV is encoded by the coding sequence ATGCGTGCCCAGTTCGTCCTGTCGGAGATCGGTGTGGGTCTCCGACGCAACCTGACGATGACGATCGCGGTCGTCGTCAGTGTCGCGCTCTCCCTCGCTCTCGCCGGTTCCTCGCTCCTGGTCCGCGACCAGGTGAACTCCATGAAGGGGTACTGGTACGACAAGGTCGAGGTGAGCATCTACTTCTGCACCAAGGCGGACGCCCGCAACTCGCCCCAGTGCGACAAGGGTGCGGCCACCGACCAGCAGGTCCAGGACATCAAGGACCAGCTGGACAAGATGACCTCGGTGGTCCAGTCGTCCACCTACGAGAGCTCCCCCGAGGCGTACAAGCACTGGAAGGAGATGAACCCGGACAACCCGCTCATCTCCGTCCTGGGCCCGGACGCCATGCCGCAGTCCTGGCGGGTCAAGCTCAACGACCCGACCAAGTACGACGTGATCCAGAGCGCCTTCGCCGGGAAGCCCGGCGTGAAGTCGGTCGAGGACCAGCGGAAGATCCTGGAGAACCTGTTCGGCCTGCTCAACGGCCTGCAGACGGCGGCGTTCGTGATCATGGTGCTGATGCTCTTCGTCGCGCTGCTGCTGATCGTCAACACCGTCCGGGTGTCGGCCTTCAGCAGGCGGCGCGAGACCGGCATCATGCGCCTGGTCGGTGCCTCGAACTTCTACGTCCAGATGCCGTTCATCGCCGAGGCCGCGTTCGCCGCGCTGCTCGGCGCGGCGATGGCCTCCGGACTGCTGGTCGCCGGGCACTTCTTCGTCCAGAACTGGCTGGCCGACCGGGTGCAGTTCATCCACTTCATCGGCCTCGGCTCGGTGCTCGCGGTGATACCGCTGCTGGTCGTGGTGGGCATGGGCATGGCCGGCATCGCGGCGTTCTTCACGCTGCGCAAGTACCTCAAGGTCTGA